Proteins encoded in a region of the Magallana gigas chromosome 8, xbMagGiga1.1, whole genome shotgun sequence genome:
- the LOC117685962 gene encoding uncharacterized protein isoform X1, with protein sequence MEKNFVPSDVDSDPFSVSNYSPSSDSESDENKKVLESTPNSLRASRNTMEKQGILTLRENSEHFEAEPTPVSLRSSCNTMEKQDSLTLSVHPKFIKI encoded by the exons atggAAAAGAACTTTG ttCCCTCTGATGTGGATTCTGACCCATTTAGTGTATCAAACTACTCGCCAAGTTCTGATTCTGAATCAGATGAAAATAAGAAGGTTTTGg agtccaccccaaattcattgagagctagccgcaacacaatggaaaaacaggGCATCTTGACCCTCAGAGAAAACAGTGAGCATTTTGAAGcag AGCCCACCCCAGTTTCATTGAGATCTAGCTGCaacacaatggaaaaacaggacaGCTTGACCCTAAG CGTCCACCCCAAATTCATTAAGATCTAG
- the LOC117685962 gene encoding uncharacterized protein isoform X2: MEKNFVPSDVDSDPFSVSNYSPSSDSESDENKKVLESTPNSLRASRNTMEKQGILTLRENSEHFEAALISDKVGPSDGNGLME, from the exons atggAAAAGAACTTTG ttCCCTCTGATGTGGATTCTGACCCATTTAGTGTATCAAACTACTCGCCAAGTTCTGATTCTGAATCAGATGAAAATAAGAAGGTTTTGg agtccaccccaaattcattgagagctagccgcaacacaatggaaaaacaggGCATCTTGACCCTCAGAGAAAACAGTGAGCATTTTGAAGcag CATTGATTTCGGATAAAGTAGGACCGAGTGACGGAAACGGGTTGATGGAATAA